The following are from one region of the Vitis riparia cultivar Riparia Gloire de Montpellier isolate 1030 chromosome 14, EGFV_Vit.rip_1.0, whole genome shotgun sequence genome:
- the LOC117929555 gene encoding formin-like protein 11 — MIWLNSMGSGLKILHMISIIISILISFQSAHILIPAVSSAAVLNAEENYFNAVDDLKSLHFIEDNTTDGKEQIEKVSGEDDNAEKEPLILEKFRVLLGLKSFKARRTRYNGELENCSPSPSPSPSLEDEAEAPAPVPAPPLHAHSHPPHHPKQIPPAHGAHRESRGKGRVKKIIVAVLVSTGATSVICVLGFIWFCLKFRKPRKRSARTVTIHGKEKGSRGRSNNGTASKVSINPGLDLFYLDSIESSLEPQGTCLKQSSQTPNISTTNQNSISPTLLESEGLGHRQLRKSESGHVSYASGEGIVSVHGDAESGDDHSNGGGSSCRKKFVSIEAHFSDDDDDESFHSFCESHSSNVRLSNASAGSFRDAAEVFSPNVYKIQPSLPSSSNLPIPPATPDLIPAPAPNIGSFPPPISTKNPKQEASCSSKSCQKDLPPPPPPPPPPPRPPQFSPSPSSFSTTQLSSKASCSYTLANFSSPRNSDSSSGSNQTPQRDLQPPSHKPPNPPPPPGGIPPPPCPPPFLRVNSNSLKTPPPPPSQLSQFIPLGKDGAPLPKLKPLHWDKVRAAPNRSTVWDKLRSSSFELDEKMIESLFGYNLQTTMKNDEAKSKSPSPSKHVLEPKRLQNITILSKALNATAGQVCDALQQGDGLCLQQLEALAKMVPTDEEEAKLSSYNGDINELGSAERFVKAMLDIPFAFLRIEAMLYKETFEDEVVHLRKSFSMLEEACKELRSSRLFLKLLEAVLKTGNRMNVGTIRGGARAFKLDALLKLSDVKGTDGKTTLLHFVVQEMIRTEGIKASESIIGKINLKTKNKTVEEREEGYRRMGLDLVSGLSTELCNVKKTATVDMDVLASSVSNLSDGKRKLQSLVNNDLGNDQRSRNFVGSMKSFLGHAEKNLKELQEDENRVLLQVREITEYFHGDVSKDEANPLRIFVIVRDFLGMLDHICKELRSAKIPRSPNPLSPFR; from the exons ATGATTTGGCTGAACAGCATGGGTTCTGGGTTGAAGATTCTCCACATGATCTCCATCATCATATCCATTCTCATTTCATTCCAAAGTGCCCACATTTTGATTCCTGCTGTTTCTTCTGCTGCTGTATTGAATGCAGAAGAGAATTATTTCAATGCTGTTGATGACCTAAAAAGCCTGCATTTCATTGAGGACAACACCACAGATGGTAAAGAACAGATTGAAAAGGTCTCTGGTGAGGATGATAATGCAGAAAAGGAGCCTCTGATATTGGAAAAGTTCAGAGTTCTGCTTGGACTAAAGAGCTTCAAAGCCAGAAGAACCCGATATAATGGTGAACTTGAAAATTGTTCCCCATCCCCTTCTCCATCACCCTCCCTTGAAGATGAGGCTGAAGCACCGGCTCCGGTCCCTGCACCGCCTCTCCATGCACATTCCCATCCTCCCCATCACCCCAAACAGATCCCACCAGCCCACGGGGCTCACAGAGAGAGCAGAGGTAAAGgtagagtaaaaaaaattatagtagcAGTTCTTGTATCTACTGGAGCCACATCTGTAATCTGTGTTCTGGGTTTCATCTGGTTCTGCCTAAAATTCAGAAAACCCAGGAAGAGATCTGCAAGAACTGTCACGATCCACGGCAAAGAGAAAGGAAGCAGAGGCAGATCAAATAATGGAACAGCAAGCAAGGTGAGCATCAATCCTGGCCTAGACCTCTTTTATCTTGACTCTATAGAATCAAGTTTAGAGCCACAAGGTACTTGCCTTAAACAAAGTTCCCAAACTCCAAACATATCAACAACAAATCAGAACTCAATTAGTCCTACATTGCTTGAGAGCGAAGGACTGGGCCACCGACAACTGAGAAAATCAGAATCTGGTCATGTTAGCTATGCGTCGGGTGAGGGAATTGTGTCGGTGCATGGGGATGCAGAGTCAGGGGATGATCATTCCAATGGGGGTGGCTCTTCTTGTAggaaaaaatttgtttcaattgaAGCTCATTTTtcagatgatgatgatgatgaatctTTTCACTCTTTCTGTGAGTCACATTCATCCAATGTGAGGCTTTCCAATGCTTCAGCTGGTAGTTTTAGGGATGCAGCTGAAGTTTTCTCCCCAAATGTGTATAAGATTCAGCCTTCTCTGCCATCTTCTTCTAACTTGCCTATTCCACCAGCAACCCCAGATCTCATTCCAGCCCCAGCTCCAAATATTGGGTCATTTCCTCCTCCCATTTCCACTAAAAACCCGAAACAGGAAGCTTCATGTTCTTCAAAATCATGTCAGAAAGATctcccaccaccacctccaccgCCACCGCCACCACCACGGCCTCCACAGTTTTCACCATCTCCTTCTTCTTTTAGCACAACCCAGCTTTCATCTAAAGCTTCGTGTTCTTATACATTGGCGAATTTTTCGTCTCCTAGGAACTCAGACTCTTCTTCAGGATCAAACCAAACCCCACAAAGGGACTTGCAGCCTCCATCTCATAAACCTCCCAATCCTCCACCACCTCCAGGAGGCATCCCTCCGCCGCCTTGCCCGCCTCCATTTCTGAGAGTAAATAGTAATTCCCTCAAAACCCCGCCGCCTCCTCCATCTCAACTCTCTCAATTTATCCCTCTGGGAAAAGATGGAGCTCCCCTGCCAAAGTTGAAGCCATTGCACTGGGACAAAGTCAGAGCTGCGCCAAACCGTTCCACAGTGTGGGACAAGCTGAGATCGAGTTCATTCGA ACTGGATGAGAAAATGATCGAATCACTTTTCGGGTACAATCTGCAAACTACAATGAAGAATGATGAGGCAAAGAGCAAGAGCCCTTCTCCAAGCAAGCATGTTCTTGAGCCCAAGAGACTACAGAATATAACCATACTCTCAAAAGCCTTGAATGCCACTGCTGGACAAGTATGTGATGCATTACAACAAG GGGACGGTCTGTGCTTACAACAACTAGAGGCATTGGCCAAGATGGTGCCCACTGATGAAGAGGAGGCTAAGCTCTCAAGCTACAATGGAGACATCAATGAACTGGGCTCAGCAGAGAGGTTTGTTAAGGCAATGCTGGATATCCCATTTGCCTTTCTGAGGATTGAAGCCATGCTCTAcaaagaaacatttgaagatGAAGTGGTTCATCTCAGAAAGTCCTTCTCAATGTTAGAG GAGGCCTGCAAGGAGCTGAGGTCAAGCAGGCTCTTCCTGAAACTGCTTGAAGCTGTGCTGAAAACCGGGAACAGGATGAATGTAGGGACAATCAGAGGAGGGGCAAGAGCATTCAAGCTGGACGCCCTTCTTAAGCTTTCTGATGTGAAAGGAACAGATGGAAAAACCACCTTACTCCACTTTGTGGTCCAAGAAATGATCCGGACAGAAGGAATCAAAGCTTCAGAGAGCATCATAGGGAAGATCAATCTGAAAACAAAGAACAAGACTgttgaagaaagagaagaagggTACAGAAGAATGGGCCTAGACCTTGTCTCAGGGCTCAGCACTGAGCTCTGCAATGTGAAGAAGACAGCCACAGTGGACATGGATGTTCTTGCAAGCTCAGTCTCAAACCTCTCGGATGGAAAGAGAAAGCTGCAGAGTCTGGTAAACAATGACTTGGGTAATGACCAGAGAAGCAGAAACTTTGTGGGTTCCATGAAATCATTTCTGGGTCATGCAGAAAAGAATCTGAAGGAGTTGCAGGAAGATGAAAATAGAGTCCTGTTACAAGTTAGAGAAATCACAGAGTATTTCCATGGAGATGTGAGCAAGGATGAAGCTAATCCACTTAGGATTTTTGTGATTGTCAGAGACTTTCTGGGTATGCTGGACCATATCTGTAAAGAGCTTAGAAGCGCCAAAATCCCAAGATCTCCAAATCCTCTGTCCCCATTcagatag
- the LOC117930981 gene encoding respiratory burst oxidase homolog protein B: MEIQENHDQASSETESVRSGRVGFSGPLSGPPSGPPSGPLLGNKKGSKKSARFKSEEYVEITLDVRDDSVSVQNIRGGDLETSMLASRLERQRPSLGSQLSFRLRQVSQELKRITSSSSKRFNKDDRSKSSATRALKGLQFMTKNVGNEGWSAIEKRFDQLSVNGALPKSSFGQCIGMKDSKEFASELFDALARRRGITSNSITRAELREFWEQITDQSFDARLQTFFDMVDKDDDGRITEGEVKEIITLSASANKLSKIQERADEYAALIMEELDPDNLGYIELHNLELLLLQAPNPSTNLTTNSRILSQLLSQKLVPTKEPNPIKRCFRGIEYFIEDNWKRIWVVLLWLAICAGLFTWKFIQYKNRAVFEVMGYCVTAAKGAAETLKFNMALILFPVCRNTITWLRSRTKLGMAVPFDDNINFHKVIAFGIALGVGVHAIAHLTCDFPRLLHATEEQYEPMEKYFGDDQPRSYWWFVKGTEGWTGVVMVVLMAIAYILAQPWFRRNRLNLPKTLKRLTGFNAFWYSHHLFIIVYVLFVIHGYYLYLTKKWYKKTTWMYLAVPIILYACERLIRAFRSGYKSVRILKVAVYPGNVLALHMSKPQGFKYTSGQYMFVNCSAVSAFQWHPFSITSAPGDEYLSVYIRTLGDWTSQLKTVFSKACQPSNENQSGLLRADMMKGENKPRLPKLLIDGPYGAPAQDYKKYDVVLLVGLGIGATPLISIVKDVLNNVTQYQELEEGMTESNGERGNARKPFATRRAYFYWVTREQGSFEWFRSVMNEVTENDKDGVIELHNYCTSVYEEGDARSALIAMLQSLHHAKNGVDIVSGTRVKTHFARPNWRNVFKRVAVNHANQRVGVFYCGAPTLTGELKRLSLDFSRKTGTKFDFHKENF; encoded by the exons ATGGAGATCCAGGAAAACCACGATCAAGCTTCGTCGGAGACGGAGAGCGTCCGGAGCGGCCGGGTGGGTTTCAGCGGCCCATTAAGTGGTCCACCAAGCGGCCCTCCGAGCGGTCCATTGCTTGGTAACAAAAAGGGCAGCAAAAAGAGCGCGAGATTCAAAAGCGAAGAGTACGTCGAAATTACCCTCGACGTCCGTGATGACTCCGTTTCCGTCCAAAACATCAGGGGCGGAGATCTAGAAACTTCCATGCTCGCCAGCCGCCTCGAGAGGCAGCGCCCCTCCCTCGGTTCTCAGCTCTCCTTCCGGCTCCGACAGGTCTCCCAAGAGCTGAAGCGCATCACCTCCTCCTCCTCAAAGAGGTTCAACAAGGATGACCGGAGCAAGTCCAGCGCCACCCGCGCCCTTAAAGGACTCCAGTTCATGACCAAGAACGTCGGAAACGAAGGCTGGTCGGCGATTGAAAAGCGGTTCGATCAATTATCCGTCAATGGCGCCCTCCCCAAATCCAGCTTCGGCCAATGTATAG GAATGAAGGATTCGAAGGAATTCGCGAGCGAGTTGTTCGACGCGTTGGCTCGCCGGAGAGGGATTACATCAAATTCGATCACCAGGGCGGAGTTGAGAGAGTTTTGGGAGCAGATCACCGATCAAAGCTTCGATGCCAGGCTGCAGACCTTCTTCGACAT GGTGGACAAGGATGATGACGGACGCATCACTGAAGGTGAAGTCAAAGAG ATTATCACGCTAAGTGCTTCTGCGAATAAGCTGTCCAAGATTCAAGAACGTGCTGATGAATATGCTGCTCTAATCATGGAAGAGCTTGATCCTGATAACCTTGGATACATTGAG TTACACAACTTGGAACTGCTGCTTCTGCAAGCCCCAAACCCATCAACAAACCTCACTACAAATAGTAGAATTTTGAGCCAGCTGCTCAGCCAAAAGCTAGTGCCAACCAAGGAGCCAAACCCCATCAAGAGATGCTTCAGGGGGATTGAGTACTTCATCGAGGACAACTGGAAGAGAATCTGGGTGGTGCTACTATGGCTTGCCATCTGTGCAGGGCTGTTCACCTGGAAATTCATTCAGTATAAGAACCGGGCTGTGTTCGAGGTCATGGGGTACTGTGTCACAGCAGCCAAGGGCGCTGCTGAGACGCTCAAGTTCAACATGGCTCTCATCCTCTTCCCCGTCTGCAGAAACACCATTACATGGCTCAGGAGCAGGACCAAGCTGGGGATGGCTGTTCCCTTTGATGACAATATCAATTTCCACAAG GTAATTGCTTTTGGAATAGCCCTTGGCGTTGGAGTGCATGCAATTGCACATTTAACATGCGACTTCCCTCGTCTGCTACATGCTACCGAGGAACAGTACGAGCCAATGGAGAAATATTTTGGTGATGACCAGCCTCGCAGCTACTGGTGGTTTGTGAAGGGCACTGAGGGTTGGACTGGTGTGGTAATGGTGGTGCTTATGGCTATAGCTTACATATTAGCTCAACCTTGGTTCCGCCGCAACAGGCTCAATCTTCCGAAAACCCTAAAGAGGCTAACTGGATTCAATGCCTTCTGGTACTCCCACCACTTATTTATCATTGTCTATGTTCTCTTCGTCATCCATGGCTATTACCTCTACCTCACCAAGAAGTGGTACAAGAAAACA ACATGGATGTATCTAGCTGTTCCAATTATCTTATATGCATGCGAAAGATTAATTCGGGCATTCAGGTCTGGCTACAAAAGCGTGCGGATCTTGAAG GTTGCAGTATATCCTGGAAATGTATTGGCGCTGCATATGTCGAAACCTCAAGGATTCAAATACACTAGTGGGCAGTATATGTTTGTAAATTGCTCTGCTGTCTCTGCATTTCAATG GCATCCCTTCTCTATTACTTCCGCGCCTGGAGACGAATATCTAAGCGTCTATATTCGCACCTTGGGTGACTGGACATCGCAGCTGAAAACCGTCTTCTCCAAG GCATGTCAGCCTTCAAATGAGAATCAAAGCGGTCTCCTAAGAGCTGATATGATGAAAGGCGAAAACAAGCCCAG ATTACCCAAGCTCTTGATCGATGGCCCCTATGGAGCTCCAGCACAGGACTACAAGAAATACGATGTTGTCCTCCTCGTCGGTCTTGGGATCGGTGCAACTCCTTTAATTAGCATAGTTAAAGATGTGCTTAACAACGTCACGCAATACCAAGAACTTGAAGAAGGCATGACAGAGAGCAATGGAGAAAGAGGGAACGCAAGAAAACCTTTTGCCACAAGACGAGCCTACTTCTACTGGGTCACTCGCGAGCAGGGCTCATTCGAGTGGTTCAGGAGTGTGATGAATGAGGTGACGGAGAACGACAAAGACGGTGTGATCGAGCTTCACAACTACTGCACCAGCGTCTATGAAGAAGGAGACGCTCGGTCTGCCCTCATTGCAATGCTTCAATCACTCCATCACGCCAAAAATGGCGTAGATATAGTTTCAGGGACTCGGGTTAAAACACATTTTGCTAGACCCAACTGGCGAAACGTCTTCAAGCGTGTTGCAGTCAACCATGCCAATCAAAGAGTTG GAGTGTTCTACTGCGGTGCACCTACACTGACCGGAGAGCTAAAGAGGCTATCTCTGGACTTTTCCCGGAAAACAGGCACCAAATTTGATTTCCACAAGGAGAACTTCTAA